The Nostoc sp. PCC 7524 nucleotide sequence TCTGCGCTTTTTAGGGGTTAGAAAATCTTGGAAAAGATATGTAGGACTTGCGAGTGAAGCAATCGTCTGGGATTGCTTCGCTCGCCATGACTGTAAATATTCTTGTCTATCTACATAGACAGAGATTTTGCACTGCTACAACAACTGCATGAACCAAAAACCCCCAAATTTCATCAAACTTCATACCCCTAGTATCTGCTGCTTCCTGTCGAGTATCTCCCTTTCATTGCCTTCTGCAAAACTCTACTACTGAGCAGTTTATAAACACAGGCTTAAATATTACTACTATTCAGCTTTTCTTTAGTTACAACAAACAATACAGCAAGCTGAGTGTTCCATAAATCATCAGCAGATTCTTTATTGCAGCAAATTTCATTGTAAACAACCCGTGAAACTAAATTTTTGTTTAAAGTAGCAATTATCCCCAATTAAGAAACATATCAACTATATTATTAATTCAGATGAGACGTGCTGTAGCTGATACTGACAGATTTAGTGATCACCTTGAAATTTTTTATTGTAGTATTACTTGTATTTTTATTAAGTCTATGTTTAATTGCTTAGAGTTAGCCGCTAAAACTAATCATCAAGGAATCAAGAAATACTATTTTCAGTATATTCTTCCTAAAGAGTGTAGTAAAGAATACAAAAAAATCTCAGAATTAATAACAGGAAGTGATATAAAAACCAAGAGTGTGAGTAGTAATATCAATAACTAATTACAATGATTAACAAAATTAGAGAGAATGTATCGGTTATGCCAGAGATATACTATGCAAAATTGGCAATGTAGTGACAATATTAATATCACATTGAAGTTATACAGATCAATTTTAGTTAAATATAGGTATACTTCTCTAGAATTAGCCGTGTGATCGGCTGCTTTGATGGCTGATCCCATAGCAAGATGTCACACTTGTAATCTACTTGTGGTTAGAAGTAGTGATCACAGTAAAGAGCAGTGCCATAGATTTTAGCAGTGGCAAACCATAGTTGACTCTTAGGCAAATAGCATCTGAATAAAGTCGTTTATCTACCTTTCTGAATCCAATGACACTTGATAATAACCAAGAGCTTACCTATAAAAATTCCCAATCTTTGGGGCAGCCGAGCCTCTCACTAGCAGTTAACTCAACTAACCCCTTTAATCACTCTGGGCTGAATTTTGGACAAAACCACGATAATAAGAAGATTATTACGGAAAATAGCCGCATTGGCGAGATTGTCCCAGGACGAGTTGCTAACATCAAAGTTATCGGTGTCGGTGGCGGCGGTGGAAATGCGGTGAACCGCATGATTGAGTCTGATGTTTCTGGGGTAGAGTTTTGGTCAATTAACACTGATGCTCAAGCTTTAACTTTGGCAGGCGCTCCCAGTCGCTTACAAATTGGGCAGAAGTTGACACGAGGCTTAGGGGCTGGTGGTAATCCTGCTATTGGTCAAAAAGCAGCAGAAGAATCCAGAGATGAAATTGCTACAGCTCTGGAGGGTGCTGATTTGGTGTTTATTACTGCTGGTATGGGAGGCGGTACTGGTACAGGTGCAGCCCCAATTGTCGCAGAAGTCGCTAAAGAGATGGGCGCTCTGACAGTGGGTGTGGTGACACGTCCTTTTGTCTTTGAAGGTCGTCGTCGCACCAGTCAAGCAGAGCAAGGTATTGAAGGGCTAAAAAGCCGGGTTGATACTCTGATCATCATCCCTAATAATAAATTGCTAGAAGTTATCCCTGAGCAAACACCTGTGCAAGAAGCTTTTCGCTATGCAGATGATGTGTTACGCCAAGGTGTGCAAGGAATTTCAGATATTATTACGATTCCTGGTTTGGTAAACGTAGACTTTGCTGATGTGCGGGCTGTTATGGCAGATGCAGGTTCGGCATTGATGGGAATTGGTGTGAGTTCCGGAAAATCCAGAGCCAGAGAAGCCGCGATCGCCGCTATCTCCTCACCATTGCTAGAATGTTCTATCGAAGGCGCTAGAGGGGTTGTATTTAATATTACAGGTGGTAGTGACCTCACCCTACATGAAGTCAATGCCGCCGCAGAAACTATCTATGAAGTAGTTGATCCCAACGCTAATATTATTTTTGGCGCTGTAATTGATGACAGACTGCAAGGTGAGGTAAGAATTACCGTCATTGCTACTGGTTTTACCGGCGAAATTCAAGCAGCGCCCCAGCAGAATGCGGCCAGTGCGCGTGTAGTACCTCCGCCATCGAAACGCACACCCTTACAACAACCAGCAGCTAATCAACCAGCACCATCTCCTATTCCTGAACCAAAAGAAAAAACTGGATTGGATATTCCTGATTTTCTCAGAAATCGGCGACCACGGAATTGAGCGGTTTTAGATTTGAGATTATTAAAAATTTGTAGTCTTAGGTCAGGCTGATTGCTATATAAAATCTGCTAGTTCTCAAGTTGCACCAGAGGTAGAAGTCAGCAATGCTGTTGCTATCTCATGTAATGGCTGTTGTTGTCACAAATAAATCTATACCACACAAAAACAAAATCAAGTTATACATAATTCTGCCGACTTGGATGTCCATTTATGTTTTTGGGACGGAAGAGAAGCAGAATTTTTTAAGATGCTGATTTACCTCCTAAAGTCTGAGCAGCACCTGTCTTGAATCTGAATAGACAGTTGATGACAGGTGCGATCGCAATTTATAAGTAAAAGGGCTTACATAAGTATCATAAATTGCTTATTGAGGTATTCAGTAGTCCTTAGTCCATAGTTAAAAGTAAAACGGTGAAGTAAGAAACTCTAGAGACTTAATCAAAACTACTTTTACAGAAAGGTAGTTGGAAGTAGAAATCCGCAGGTAAGTGAAAATTATTTTAGTTTTTTATTTGTTAAATTCTGCTCAACCCATTGAATTACCTGATTACCAAGGCGAGTGCCATCTAGCCTGTCGATTTCCCTGACTCCTGTAGGGCTAGTGACGTTAACTTCTGTGAGGTAGCCACCAATCACATCAATACCTACGAAAATTAAGCCGTCTTGGCGTAGTTTTTCGGCTAATTGGGTGCAGATTTCATACTCTCTGGGGGTAATCTCAGTTTGAGCAACTGTACCACCAGTTGCCATGTTATTACGAAAATCGCTCCCACTCGAAAGTCGATTGAGAGCGCCAATTGGTTCGCTATTAAGGAGGATAATGCGTTTATCTCCTTCTTTAGCCTCTGGTAAATAGGTTTGTACCATAACTGGTAATCTGCCTTGGTAGGTACTGAGTTCGACAATCGAATTGAAATTGCGATCGCCTGATTGTAAAAATAAAATCCCTTCCCCGGCTTTGTTACCCAATGGTTTAAGAACAGTTGCCCCTTTAGCTTCGACAAACTGACGAATCAACTGTTTATCGGCACTGACAATGGTTTCTGGAATGGCGTTGGTAAACTGGAGAGCATACATTTTTTCGTTTGCTGCTCGGATACCACTGGGACTGTTGATTACCAAAGTTTTGTTTTGGTCAATGTAATCCAGGATGTAAGTAGCATATAGGTAAGCATCGTTAACAGGTGGATCTGTCCGCATAAATACGGCATCCATGCTTTCCAGGGATAGAAAGGAACGTTGGCTCAACTGATACCAAGGATTGGCTGCGATCCAACGTCCATCAACTAACTGTATTGGGTCTAATTCCACCTGTTGTAAGATAGCCCAAGCTTTACCTTCTACTACACTCAGCCAATTGGACTGAGTTATCCAGATTTCATGACCCAAAATTTGCGCTGCTTCCATCAAAGCCACGCTAGTATCATGACATGGGTCAAGCTGATGGATGGGATCAATAATAAAAGCCAGTTTCACACTTTTTGCCTCAATCGCCAGGACATTTTCAGGATAGTCAATTTAGATTATCCCCTGACGCTATGATTGATTCACCATCTTTACGACTGGAAAACAATCCCATGCGGATCATTTGGATATGGTGCGAAATTATTGAGCGATTAATAACTCATCTAGCTTGCCTTGAGCTTCTAGAGCGTGGATATCATCACAACCACCAACATGGCGATCGTTGATAAAAATTTGTGGTAAAGAGCGTCTGCCATTTGCTCTTTCAGACATTTTAGCCCGTGCTGCTTCGTCACCATCGATACTGTATTCGATAAAATCAACACCCTTGCGATTCAGCAAATTTTTAGCTCGGATGCAAAAGGGGCAAGTTGCCCAAGTGTAAATCTCTACCTTAGCTGCCATAAAGTCCTCAATGTGGTGCAATACTTATTAATTTTAGAACTTTAGCACTGGCTGTTAAGCAACTATCCTGTTGTCACCCAAACTCTCAACAACCATAGGTATAGTTTGATGGATAGCTAATAAGTAAAATTAGCGGCGAAATATAGAAGCTTTCACCGCCAATATGAAATTGATAGTTTTTTGGCTCTTCATCACTTAATTATGCTAAATGCGTCTGTAAATAAGCTTAAAACCCTTACTGGGTAATCGTAACAGCCTTTAGTCGTAATTTTTGAGCGTGAATTGTGAAATTGACGCTACATAATGACTATAAGGCTCTACTTTCAAGGTAAGTTACGGACTTGATTTAAAATTCCAGCATAATACGTACTGAAGAACCAGTTTTTTTAATGGATGTAAATATTTTCTGTTTTTTTTGAGAGCTTTAAAGCACTGAGAGCAAATAAACCAAGGGCAGCAATTGCAGTAGGTTCAGGTACTTTTTTCGGTGGTGGTGGCGGTGGCGTGTAGTAAGGTGCTTGTCCTTTAAGTTTGCTGCTACCGTTACGGCTACCATTTTGAGATCCAACACTCATTAACCTAGCGCCAAAGTTTTGCTGAGAAAACTGCTCTAAAGTGAGAGCCTTGGAGGTATGGTAGAGCGTGAAAGTAGTTGTTTGAAAATCGTCTCCTCCTCCGATTCCTTGTTGGCCAATTTCTACGCCAGCATCAAATTTTCCGCCGCCACCATTCAGATTATTACTACTACTACCGACAGATTGAATTGTTCCAGCAGGACCAAATTTACTAGCTGTGATATTTGCACCAGTTACTTTTAGGTCTTTGAGGAGAGAATCGTCTAAAATGTTAAAGAATAGTCCCCTAAGATCAGCAATTGTGTTGCTACCAGTAGGTAGATAATCTACCTTAAATTGAACTTTACCAGATCCTGCTATTTGGTCATCCAAGGTAATCTGTACTCTTGCATCAGAACCTGTGAATTCCTCGATTATGAAACTTAAGGAAGCAGCATTAGCAGGGGCAAATACAGATGAGGCCATAACAACAGCAGTAGCCGCTAAACAAGAAGGTGCTACTGCGCTTGACCAGAGATTTTTCATAATTAATTGTGCTGACGAACAAGAATTTTGAGATGTATCTGTAAAGTGGAGAGTTTGTTTAAATCACTACCCATCTTGTAGCCAGAAGCACCTAAATTGATAGACTTAACAACAGTTTAAATAGGTGACTAAGATTTGTCTATGATAAGGTTACTGTGTTCAAGAACTCTTCATTTAGAACTTTAAATAAAGAAAAAACCCAGTATAAATCCTGGGTATATATAGAACAATAATTTAATTTAGTTTCTGTGTTTACCGTAAGTCTACAGCATATTGAATTAACTGGCTCAGGCGATGACGTAGGGTTTCTAATCCTAAACGCTGACTGGCAGAAATAAACACTGCTAAAGGAAACTCTTCCCGTGCTAAAGCTAGAGTTTGGCTATCTACTTGATCAATTTTGTTAAACGCAACTAACGCTGGGCCGGGAGTAATTGGCATTTGCGCGAGGATTTCCCGGACTGAGCGAATATGACTCAACCAAGCAGGGTGTGATAAATCTACTAAGTGTAGTAAAGCATCAGCCTCTGTAACTTCCTCTAGGGTAGCGCGAAAAGCATCCATTAACGATGCTGGTAGTTCATGAATAAACCCTACTGTATCTGTAATCAGAATTTCTTGGGTTTCTCCATTCTCAGCACCAGGAATGACTAAACGGCGTGTCGTAGGGTCGAGAGTGGCAAATAATTGGTCGGCAGTGTACACTTCCGCGTTAGTAAGGGCATTTAATAAGGTGGATTTACCTGCGTTGGTATAACCAACCAAAGCCACTGAAGGCACTTCTCGATGTTGCCGTCGTTGTCGTAGCCTAGAACGGTGAGCTTGTAGCTGATTGACTTCTTGTTGCAAGCGAGAAATGCGTCGCTGAATGGCACGGCGTTCGGTTTCTAACTTAGTTTCCCCAGGGCCACGAGTCCCGATACCACCCCCTAATCGAGACATTGCCTGTCCCCTACCTGTGAGTCTAGGCAGCATATATTCTAGTTGTGCCAATTCGACCTGTAATTTACCAGCACCGGATTGAGCGCGTTGAGCGAAGATATCCAAGATTACTTCTGTGCGGTCAACTACTCGAATACCAATTTGCGCTTCTAAGTTACGAACTTGGGCTGGTGAGAGGTCGCGGTCAAAGACGACAAGATTACATCCTAGAGTTTGGGCTGTGAGGGCGACTTCTTGGACTTTGCCTTCACCGATAACAGTTTGCGGGTGAATGCGCGATCGCTTTTGTTGTACTGTCTGTAAGACATCACCGCCAGCTGTATCCACTAACCGCGCTAATTCTGCCAAGGTATCATGGAATTGCTGGAGTGACATTTCATCAGTCATCACACCTACAATTAACACACGGTCATGGTCTGCATCGACTTCTTGGGCAACGAATTCCCGACGGAATTCCTCTTCTAGTCCTTCCACCAAATCGATGAAATCCTGCTGTGCCAGGTCATCTAAATTTAGAGGTGGTGATACACTCCAGCTAGGAGATTGGACATTTTTTGAACCTGAAAACGCTGCACTAGGAATCAAAGCACGGGCATCTTGAGGGACTAGGTGCGCTAAATAAGCTTCTTTAACGTAGCCCGTAGCCCCACCACCGCGCCGTGTAAAGCCTGTTCCCGTAATATTAATGACAGCTAAGGCATCTAGGCGTTGCATTGCCATTG carries:
- the ftsZ gene encoding cell division protein FtsZ, producing MTLDNNQELTYKNSQSLGQPSLSLAVNSTNPFNHSGLNFGQNHDNKKIITENSRIGEIVPGRVANIKVIGVGGGGGNAVNRMIESDVSGVEFWSINTDAQALTLAGAPSRLQIGQKLTRGLGAGGNPAIGQKAAEESRDEIATALEGADLVFITAGMGGGTGTGAAPIVAEVAKEMGALTVGVVTRPFVFEGRRRTSQAEQGIEGLKSRVDTLIIIPNNKLLEVIPEQTPVQEAFRYADDVLRQGVQGISDIITIPGLVNVDFADVRAVMADAGSALMGIGVSSGKSRAREAAIAAISSPLLECSIEGARGVVFNITGGSDLTLHEVNAAAETIYEVVDPNANIIFGAVIDDRLQGEVRITVIATGFTGEIQAAPQQNAASARVVPPPSKRTPLQQPAANQPAPSPIPEPKEKTGLDIPDFLRNRRPRN
- the hflX gene encoding GTPase HflX — protein: MCAYVNRRGQVIRVGVGTPRQTQIPPMELPRYGAERLSGIRCIATHLKAEPPNEAALTAMAMQRLDALAVINITGTGFTRRGGGATGYVKEAYLAHLVPQDARALIPSAAFSGSKNVQSPSWSVSPPLNLDDLAQQDFIDLVEGLEEEFRREFVAQEVDADHDRVLIVGVMTDEMSLQQFHDTLAELARLVDTAGGDVLQTVQQKRSRIHPQTVIGEGKVQEVALTAQTLGCNLVVFDRDLSPAQVRNLEAQIGIRVVDRTEVILDIFAQRAQSGAGKLQVELAQLEYMLPRLTGRGQAMSRLGGGIGTRGPGETKLETERRAIQRRISRLQQEVNQLQAHRSRLRQRRQHREVPSVALVGYTNAGKSTLLNALTNAEVYTADQLFATLDPTTRRLVIPGAENGETQEILITDTVGFIHELPASLMDAFRATLEEVTEADALLHLVDLSHPAWLSHIRSVREILAQMPITPGPALVAFNKIDQVDSQTLALAREEFPLAVFISASQRLGLETLRHRLSQLIQYAVDLR
- the gshB gene encoding glutathione synthase; protein product: MKLAFIIDPIHQLDPCHDTSVALMEAAQILGHEIWITQSNWLSVVEGKAWAILQQVELDPIQLVDGRWIAANPWYQLSQRSFLSLESMDAVFMRTDPPVNDAYLYATYILDYIDQNKTLVINSPSGIRAANEKMYALQFTNAIPETIVSADKQLIRQFVEAKGATVLKPLGNKAGEGILFLQSGDRNFNSIVELSTYQGRLPVMVQTYLPEAKEGDKRIILLNSEPIGALNRLSSGSDFRNNMATGGTVAQTEITPREYEICTQLAEKLRQDGLIFVGIDVIGGYLTEVNVTSPTGVREIDRLDGTRLGNQVIQWVEQNLTNKKLK
- the grxC gene encoding glutaredoxin 3, whose translation is MAAKVEIYTWATCPFCIRAKNLLNRKGVDFIEYSIDGDEAARAKMSERANGRRSLPQIFINDRHVGGCDDIHALEAQGKLDELLIAQ